A single Balaenoptera ricei isolate mBalRic1 chromosome 13, mBalRic1.hap2, whole genome shotgun sequence DNA region contains:
- the GCC2 gene encoding GRIP and coiled-coil domain-containing protein 2 isoform X2, protein MEEPVHDGVASPAAPGTGKSKLETLPKEDLIKFAKKQMMLIQKAKSRCTELEKEIEELRSKPVAGETDDIIKALTIRLDAILLEKAETEQQCVSLKKENIKMKQEVEDSVTKLEDVHKEFEQSERNYAKEMENLKSELMAVHSKYSNDKAGWQKELEEAAKKQLELSEQIKFQSDSEDNVKKLQEEIQKIKPAFEEQILCLQKQLEAATNEKEQEITHLQGVIEANSQQYQKEINSLQEELLRLKSTHQEEVKELKCQIEASAKEHEAEVNHLNQLKENLVKQGEASEKNLQEKYECELENADQENQMCSLPLQEDTRVEQAVNEKVKHLEDTLKELKSQHSILKDELTYMNNLKLKLEINAQHTKDEFFHEREDLEFKINELLLAKEEQGCVIEKLKSELEDSNKQFCCTVEQHNKEVQSLKEQHQKEISELNEAFLSGSEKEKLTLMFEIQGVKEQCENLQKEKQEAILNYESLREIMEILQTELGESAGKISQEFESMKQQQASDVNELQQKLRTAFNEKDALLETVNRLQRENEKLLTQQQFVPELENTIKNLQEKNEVYLVSLSQRDTMLQEFEAKISSLTEEKDDLISKIKSYHEEVETVYHKCEREERLIVGPREKVEQTTQYSSELEQKVNDLTARLEETLEEKDQKDQKLEKLMAQLKTLSEDQEAVSSEVKSLHEENSRLSSEKNQLSRDLEALLSQKEGDFMLKEQISELEKKLQLTVEERDNLNKLLENEQVQKLFLKTQLCGFLEQMESKVSEKSEEQDVVNVLQAVGESLAKINEEKHNLVFQYGKRVAELEKEIKFLQEENVIQCEELRSLLRDHELEKALLRKELEETVLEKEALQSDLLEMKNANEQTRLENQNLLIQVDELSQKLCSKNENHNEEEKYFIKELENLRPLLEQKESELQDVRAELISLKDSLEKSPSVESDQPSVKEFEEKIAYLEEECKDKEEKIEKLKLVAVKAKKELGSSRKEAQTLREELESVRSERDQVSTSMRDLIQGAESYKNLVLEYDKQSEQLDLEKERANNFEHQVEDLTRQLRNMAFQCEKLNSDNEDLLARIGTLQSNTRLLEVQILEVHKAKAMADKELEAEKLKKEQKIKEHASSVNELEELQLQLQKEKKQLQKTMQELELVRKDAQQSTLMNMEIADYERLLKERNQKLANKNSKIEDLEQEIKIQKQKQETLQEEMTSLQASVQQYEEKNTKIKQLLVKTKKELADSKQAETDHLILQASLKGELEASQQQVEVYKIQLAEMTSEKHKAHQHLKASADQQQRTLGAYQQRVAALQEECRAARAEQAAVTSEFESYKVRVHNVLKQQKNKSLSQTETDGAKQEREHLEMLIDQLKIELRDAQNNLQITVSELQTLQSEHDALLERHSRMLQETASKETGLREELCAVQSENAAMKSEHAQTVSQLSAQHEALRGSFRDQVLQLQEEHRRTVETLQQQLTRLEAQLFQLRSEPSTRSPASSQQPLRSLRERRSTDLPLLDMPATTREEGEGMETTDTESVSSAGIHAQSLEQLLRSPEARLEPPSWHAEFTKEELVQKLSSTTKSADHLNGLLRETEATNAILMEQIKLLKSEIRRLERNQAREQSAANLEYLKNVLLQFVLLKPGSERARLLPVVGTMLQLSPEEKARLAAAAQGEEENASRSSGWASYLHSWSGLR, encoded by the exons ATGGAG GAGCCTGTTCACGACGGGGTGGCCTCGCCGGCCGCTCCTGGGACCGGGAAATCCAAG ctggaAACATTGCCCAAGGAAGATCTTATCAAGTTTGCCAAGAAGCAGATGATGCTAATACAGAAAGCTAAATCAAGATGTACAG aattggagaaagaaattgaagaattgaGATCGAAACCTGTTGCTGGAGAAACTGATGATATTATTAAG GCATTGACCATACGTCTGGATGCTATTCTTTTGGAAAAAGCAGAGACTGAGCAACAGTGTGTTTCtttgaagaaggaaaatattaaaatgaagcaAGAGGTTGAG GATTCTGTAACTAAGTTGGAAGATGTGCATAAGGAGTTTGAACAATCAGAAAGAAACTAtgcaaaagaaatggaaaatttgaaaAGTGAATTAATGGCAGTACATTCCAAATACAGTAACGATAAAGCTGGTTGGCAAAAGGAACTGGAGGAAGCAGCAAAAAAACAATTAGAGCTTTCAGAACAAATCAAATTTCAGAGTGATTCTGAAGATAATGTTAAAAAACTACAGGAAGAGATTCAGAAAATTAAGCCAGCCTTTGAGGAGCAAATTTTATGTCTGCAAAAGCAGTTAGAAGCTGCCACAAATGAAAAGGAGCAAGAAATTACTCATCTCCAAGGAGTCATTGAGGCTAATTCTCAGCAGtaccaaaaagaaattaatagttTGCAAGAAGAACTTTTACGGTTGAAATCTACACACCAAGAAGAGGTGAAAGAATTGAAGTGCCAAATTGAAGCATCTGCTAAAGAACACGAAGCAGAAGTAAATCATTTAAACCAGCTAAAGGAGAACTTAGTCAAacagggtgaggcaagtgagaaGAACCTTCAGGAGAAATATGAATGTGAATTAGAAAACGCAGACCAGGAAAATCAAATGTGTTCTTTGCCCTTACAGGAAGATACTCGTGTAGAACAAGCAGTAAATGAAAAAGTCAAACACTTAGAAGATACCCTAAAAGAACTGAAGTCTCAACATAGCATCTTAAAAGACGAGTTAACTTACATGAATAATCTTAAATTAAAACTTGAAATTAATGCCCAGCATACAAAGGATGAGTTTTTTCACGAACGGGAAGATTTAGAgtttaaaattaatgaattattaCTAGCTAAAGAAGAGCAGGGGTGtgtaattgaaaaattaaaatctgagCTAGAAGattcaaataaacaattttgCTGTACCGTAGAACAACATAACAAAGAAGTACAGAGTCTTAAGGAACAACATCAAAAAGAAATATCAGAACTAAATGAGGCATTTTTGTCaggttcagaaaaagaaaaattaacattgatgTTTGAAATACAGGGTGTTAAGGAACAGTGTGAAAacctacaaaaagaaaagcaagaagcaATTTTAAATTATGAGAGTTTACGAGAGATTATGGAAATTTTACAAACAGAGTTGGGGGAATCTGCTGGAAAAATAAGTCAAGAGTTTGAATCAATGAAGCAACAGCAAGCATCTGATGTTAATGAACTTCAGCAGAAGCTCAGAACTGCATTTAATGAAAAAGATGCTCTTCTTGAAACTGTGAATCGTCtccagagagaaaatgaaaagttattAACACAGCAACAATTTGTACCAGAACTTGAAAATACCATAAAGAACCTTCAAGAAAAGAATGAAGTGTATTTAGTTAGTCTCAGTCAGAGAGATACCATGTTACAAGAATTTGAAGCAAAGATAAGTTCTCTTACTGAGGAAAAAGATGATctcataagtaaaattaaaagttatcaTGAAGAGGTGGAGACTGTCTATCACAAATGTGAAAGGGAAGAAAGGTTGATTGTAGGACCCAGGGAGAAAGTGGAGCAGACTACCCAGTACAGCAGTGAGCTAGAACAAAAGGTAAACGATTTAACAGCACGACTAGAAGAAACCTTAGAAGAAAAGGATCAAAAGGACCAAAAACTGGAAAAGCTTATGGCTCAGTTGAAAACTCTCTCTGAAGACCAGGAAGCAGTGTCATCTGAAGTGAAGTCTCTTCATGAGGAAAATAGTAGACTGAGTTCAGAAAAGAACCAGTTGAGCAGGGATTTGGAAGCTCTCCTGTCTCAAAAAGAAGGAGATTTTATGCTGAAGGAGCAGATTTCTGAATTAGAAAAGAAACTTCAGTTAACAGTTGAAGAAAGAGATAATTTAAATAAACTGTTGGAAAATGAGCAAGTTCAGAAGTTATTTCTCAAAACTCAGTTGTGTGGTTTTCTTGAACAAATGGAGTCAAAAGTTTCAGAAAAAAGTGAAGAACAAGATGTTGTAAATGTCCTACAAGCTGTAGGTGAATCCTTagctaaaataaatgaagaaaaacacaacTTGGTCTTCCAGTATGGTAAAAGGGTAGCAGAGTTAGAAAAAGAGATTAAGTTCCTCCAAGAAGAGAATGTGATTCAATGTGAGGAACTTAGGTCTTTACTAAGAGACCATGAGCTAGAGAAAGCTCTCTTAAGGAAAGAATTAGAAGAAACCGTCTTGGAAAAAGAGGCCCTGCAGTCTGATCTtctagaaatgaagaatgctaacgAACAAACAAGGCTTGAAAATCAGAATCTCCTAATTCAAGTTGATGAATTATCTCAAAAATTATGTAGcaaaaatgaaaaccataatgaagaagaaaaatattttataaaggaaCTTGAAAACCTAAGGCCATTACTAGAACAAAAAGAATCAGAATTGCAAGATGTGAGAGCAGAGTTGATATCGTTAAAG GATTCCTTAGAGAAATCACCTTCTGTAGAAAGTGATCAACCTTCAGTAAAAGAGtttgaagaaaaaatag CATATCTGGAAGAAGAATGCAAAgacaaagaggagaaaatagagaaattaaaactagtTGCTGTGAAGGCAAAGAAAGAACTAGGTTCTAGCAGAAAAGAG gccCAGACGCTACGGGAAGAACTTGAATCTGTTCGCTCAGAAAGGGATCAGGTGTCTACTTCCATGAGAGATCTCATTCAAGGAGCAGAAAGCTATAAG AATCTTGTATTGGAATATGATAAGCAGTCAGAGCAGTTGGATCTGGAGAAAGAACGGGCTAATAATTTTGAGCACCAAGTAGAAGACCTTACAAGACAACTAAGGAATATGGCTTTTCAG TGTGAAAAATTAAACTCAGATAATGAAGACCTCCTGGCCCGTATTGGGACACTGCAGTCTAACACCCGGTTATTAGAAGTGCAGATTTTGGAAGTCCACAAAGCCAAGGCCATGGCAGACAAAGAGTTGGAAGCTGAAAAACTTAAGAAAGAGcagaaaataaag gagcATGCCAGTTCTGTAAACGAACTTGAAGAGCTTCAGCTACAactgcaaaaggaaaagaaacagcttCAGAAAACCATGCAAGAATTAGAGCTGGTTAGAAAG GATGCCCAACAAAGCACATTGATGAACATGGAGATCGCTGATTACGAACGTTTGTTGAAAGAACGGAATCAGAAGTTAGCTAATAAGAACAGCAAGATAGAAGATttggaacaagaaataaaaatccaaaaacagaaacaagaaaccCTGCAGGAAGAAATGA CTTCACTGCAGGCTTCAGTACAACAGTATgaggaaaaaaacaccaaaatcaagCAGTTGCTTGTGAAAACCAAAAAAGAACTGGCAGATTCAAAGCAAGCG GAAACTGATCACTTAATACTCCAAGCGTCTTTAAAGGGCGAGCTGGAGGCAAGCCAGCAGCAAGTAGAAGTGTATAAA ATTCAGCTGGCGGAAATGACGTCGGAGAAGCACAAAGCTCACCAGCACCTGAAGGCGTCCGCGGACCAGCAGCAGCGCACGCTGGGTGCCTACCAGCAGAGGGTGGCGGCCCTGCAGGAGGAGTGCCGCGCTGCCAGG GCAGAACAAGCTGCTGTCACCTCTGAATTTGAGAGCTACAAAGTCCGAGTTCACAACGttctaaaacaacagaaaaataagtcTCTGTCTCAGACTGAGACCGACGGAGCCAAACAAGAAAG AGAACATCTGGAAATGCTGATTGACCAACTAAAGATCGAATTACGAGACGCCCAAAATAACTTGCAGATCACCGTCTCTGAACTGCAGACCTTGCAGTCTGAACACGACGCGCTGCTAGAAAGGCACAGCAGGATGCTGCAGGAGACCGCGTCCAAGGAGACCGGGCTCCGAGAGGA GCTGTGCGCCGTGCAGTCGGAGAACGCCGCGATGAAGTCTGAGCACGCGCAGACCGTGAGTCAGCTCTCGGCCCAGCACGAGGCCCTGCGTGGCAGCTTCCGAGACCAGGTGCTGCAGCTGCAGGAGGAGCACCGGCGGACGGTGGAGACGCTGCAGCAGCAGCTGACCAGGCTGGAGGCCCAGCTCTTCCAGCTCCGGAGCGAGCCGTCCACAAGAA GCCCAGCTTCTTCCCAGCAACCTTTGAGGAGCCTTCGAGAAAGGAGAAGCACAGACCTCCCGCTGCTGGATATGCCGGCCACGAcccgggaggagggggaggggatggagacCACGGACACCGAGTCCGTATCTTCCGCCGGCATCCACGCGCAGTCCTTAGAGCAGCTGCTCCGTTCTCCCGAAGCCAGACTCG AGCCTCCTTCCTGGCATGCTGAATTCACCAAAGAAGAATTGGTTCAAAAGCTCAGTTCCACCACAAAAAGTGCCGACCACTTAAACGGGCTGCTTCGGGAAACAGAAGCCACCAACGCCATCCTTATGGAGCAGATTAAG CTTCTGAAGAGTGAGATCCGGCGGCTGGAGAGGAACCAGGCGCGAGAGCAGTCGGCCGCCAACCTGGAGTACCTGAAGAACGTGCTGCTGCAGTTCGTCCTCCTGAAGCCGGGGAGCGAGCGGGCGCGGCTGCTGCCCGTCGTGGGCACGATGCTGCAGCTCAGCCCCGAGGAGAAGGCCAGGCTGGCCGCCGCCGCCCAAG GTGAGGAGGAAAATGCTTCCCGTTCCTCCGGCTGGGCGTCCTATCTGCACAGCTGGTCTGGACTTCGATAG
- the GCC2 gene encoding GRIP and coiled-coil domain-containing protein 2 isoform X1 gives MEEPVHDGVASPAAPGTGKSKLETLPKEDLIKFAKKQMMLIQKAKSRCTELEKEIEELRSKPVAGETDDIIKALTIRLDAILLEKAETEQQCVSLKKENIKMKQEVEDSVTKLEDVHKEFEQSERNYAKEMENLKSELMAVHSKYSNDKAGWQKELEEAAKKQLELSEQIKFQSDSEDNVKKLQEEIQKIKPAFEEQILCLQKQLEAATNEKEQEITHLQGVIEANSQQYQKEINSLQEELLRLKSTHQEEVKELKCQIEASAKEHEAEVNHLNQLKENLVKQGEASEKNLQEKYECELENADQENQMCSLPLQEDTRVEQAVNEKVKHLEDTLKELKSQHSILKDELTYMNNLKLKLEINAQHTKDEFFHEREDLEFKINELLLAKEEQGCVIEKLKSELEDSNKQFCCTVEQHNKEVQSLKEQHQKEISELNEAFLSGSEKEKLTLMFEIQGVKEQCENLQKEKQEAILNYESLREIMEILQTELGESAGKISQEFESMKQQQASDVNELQQKLRTAFNEKDALLETVNRLQRENEKLLTQQQFVPELENTIKNLQEKNEVYLVSLSQRDTMLQEFEAKISSLTEEKDDLISKIKSYHEEVETVYHKCEREERLIVGPREKVEQTTQYSSELEQKVNDLTARLEETLEEKDQKDQKLEKLMAQLKTLSEDQEAVSSEVKSLHEENSRLSSEKNQLSRDLEALLSQKEGDFMLKEQISELEKKLQLTVEERDNLNKLLENEQVQKLFLKTQLCGFLEQMESKVSEKSEEQDVVNVLQAVGESLAKINEEKHNLVFQYGKRVAELEKEIKFLQEENVIQCEELRSLLRDHELEKALLRKELEETVLEKEALQSDLLEMKNANEQTRLENQNLLIQVDELSQKLCSKNENHNEEEKYFIKELENLRPLLEQKESELQDVRAELISLKDSLEKSPSVESDQPSVKEFEEKIAYLEEECKDKEEKIEKLKLVAVKAKKELGSSRKEAQTLREELESVRSERDQVSTSMRDLIQGAESYKNLVLEYDKQSEQLDLEKERANNFEHQVEDLTRQLRNMAFQCEKLNSDNEDLLARIGTLQSNTRLLEVQILEVHKAKAMADKELEAEKLKKEQKIKEHASSVNELEELQLQLQKEKKQLQKTMQELELVRKDAQQSTLMNMEIADYERLLKERNQKLANKNSKIEDLEQEIKIQKQKQETLQEEMTSLQASVQQYEEKNTKIKQLLVKTKKELADSKQAETDHLILQASLKGELEASQQQVEVYKIQLAEMTSEKHKAHQHLKASADQQQRTLGAYQQRVAALQEECRAARAEQAAVTSEFESYKVRVHNVLKQQKNKSLSQTETDGAKQEREHLEMLIDQLKIELRDAQNNLQITVSELQTLQSEHDALLERHSRMLQETASKETGLREELCAVQSENAAMKSEHAQTVSQLSAQHEALRGSFRDQVLQLQEEHRRTVETLQQQLTRLEAQLFQLRSEPSTRSPASSQQPLRSLRERRSTDLPLLDMPATTREEGEGMETTDTESVSSAGIHAQSLEQLLRSPEARLEPPSWHAEFTKEELVQKLSSTTKSADHLNGLLRETEATNAILMEQIKLLKSEIRRLERNQAREQSAANLEYLKNVLLQFVLLKPGSERARLLPVVGTMLQLSPEEKARLAAAAQDRIVSFPLLSGSQGVLPRRQPQHLQGAG, from the exons ATGGAG GAGCCTGTTCACGACGGGGTGGCCTCGCCGGCCGCTCCTGGGACCGGGAAATCCAAG ctggaAACATTGCCCAAGGAAGATCTTATCAAGTTTGCCAAGAAGCAGATGATGCTAATACAGAAAGCTAAATCAAGATGTACAG aattggagaaagaaattgaagaattgaGATCGAAACCTGTTGCTGGAGAAACTGATGATATTATTAAG GCATTGACCATACGTCTGGATGCTATTCTTTTGGAAAAAGCAGAGACTGAGCAACAGTGTGTTTCtttgaagaaggaaaatattaaaatgaagcaAGAGGTTGAG GATTCTGTAACTAAGTTGGAAGATGTGCATAAGGAGTTTGAACAATCAGAAAGAAACTAtgcaaaagaaatggaaaatttgaaaAGTGAATTAATGGCAGTACATTCCAAATACAGTAACGATAAAGCTGGTTGGCAAAAGGAACTGGAGGAAGCAGCAAAAAAACAATTAGAGCTTTCAGAACAAATCAAATTTCAGAGTGATTCTGAAGATAATGTTAAAAAACTACAGGAAGAGATTCAGAAAATTAAGCCAGCCTTTGAGGAGCAAATTTTATGTCTGCAAAAGCAGTTAGAAGCTGCCACAAATGAAAAGGAGCAAGAAATTACTCATCTCCAAGGAGTCATTGAGGCTAATTCTCAGCAGtaccaaaaagaaattaatagttTGCAAGAAGAACTTTTACGGTTGAAATCTACACACCAAGAAGAGGTGAAAGAATTGAAGTGCCAAATTGAAGCATCTGCTAAAGAACACGAAGCAGAAGTAAATCATTTAAACCAGCTAAAGGAGAACTTAGTCAAacagggtgaggcaagtgagaaGAACCTTCAGGAGAAATATGAATGTGAATTAGAAAACGCAGACCAGGAAAATCAAATGTGTTCTTTGCCCTTACAGGAAGATACTCGTGTAGAACAAGCAGTAAATGAAAAAGTCAAACACTTAGAAGATACCCTAAAAGAACTGAAGTCTCAACATAGCATCTTAAAAGACGAGTTAACTTACATGAATAATCTTAAATTAAAACTTGAAATTAATGCCCAGCATACAAAGGATGAGTTTTTTCACGAACGGGAAGATTTAGAgtttaaaattaatgaattattaCTAGCTAAAGAAGAGCAGGGGTGtgtaattgaaaaattaaaatctgagCTAGAAGattcaaataaacaattttgCTGTACCGTAGAACAACATAACAAAGAAGTACAGAGTCTTAAGGAACAACATCAAAAAGAAATATCAGAACTAAATGAGGCATTTTTGTCaggttcagaaaaagaaaaattaacattgatgTTTGAAATACAGGGTGTTAAGGAACAGTGTGAAAacctacaaaaagaaaagcaagaagcaATTTTAAATTATGAGAGTTTACGAGAGATTATGGAAATTTTACAAACAGAGTTGGGGGAATCTGCTGGAAAAATAAGTCAAGAGTTTGAATCAATGAAGCAACAGCAAGCATCTGATGTTAATGAACTTCAGCAGAAGCTCAGAACTGCATTTAATGAAAAAGATGCTCTTCTTGAAACTGTGAATCGTCtccagagagaaaatgaaaagttattAACACAGCAACAATTTGTACCAGAACTTGAAAATACCATAAAGAACCTTCAAGAAAAGAATGAAGTGTATTTAGTTAGTCTCAGTCAGAGAGATACCATGTTACAAGAATTTGAAGCAAAGATAAGTTCTCTTACTGAGGAAAAAGATGATctcataagtaaaattaaaagttatcaTGAAGAGGTGGAGACTGTCTATCACAAATGTGAAAGGGAAGAAAGGTTGATTGTAGGACCCAGGGAGAAAGTGGAGCAGACTACCCAGTACAGCAGTGAGCTAGAACAAAAGGTAAACGATTTAACAGCACGACTAGAAGAAACCTTAGAAGAAAAGGATCAAAAGGACCAAAAACTGGAAAAGCTTATGGCTCAGTTGAAAACTCTCTCTGAAGACCAGGAAGCAGTGTCATCTGAAGTGAAGTCTCTTCATGAGGAAAATAGTAGACTGAGTTCAGAAAAGAACCAGTTGAGCAGGGATTTGGAAGCTCTCCTGTCTCAAAAAGAAGGAGATTTTATGCTGAAGGAGCAGATTTCTGAATTAGAAAAGAAACTTCAGTTAACAGTTGAAGAAAGAGATAATTTAAATAAACTGTTGGAAAATGAGCAAGTTCAGAAGTTATTTCTCAAAACTCAGTTGTGTGGTTTTCTTGAACAAATGGAGTCAAAAGTTTCAGAAAAAAGTGAAGAACAAGATGTTGTAAATGTCCTACAAGCTGTAGGTGAATCCTTagctaaaataaatgaagaaaaacacaacTTGGTCTTCCAGTATGGTAAAAGGGTAGCAGAGTTAGAAAAAGAGATTAAGTTCCTCCAAGAAGAGAATGTGATTCAATGTGAGGAACTTAGGTCTTTACTAAGAGACCATGAGCTAGAGAAAGCTCTCTTAAGGAAAGAATTAGAAGAAACCGTCTTGGAAAAAGAGGCCCTGCAGTCTGATCTtctagaaatgaagaatgctaacgAACAAACAAGGCTTGAAAATCAGAATCTCCTAATTCAAGTTGATGAATTATCTCAAAAATTATGTAGcaaaaatgaaaaccataatgaagaagaaaaatattttataaaggaaCTTGAAAACCTAAGGCCATTACTAGAACAAAAAGAATCAGAATTGCAAGATGTGAGAGCAGAGTTGATATCGTTAAAG GATTCCTTAGAGAAATCACCTTCTGTAGAAAGTGATCAACCTTCAGTAAAAGAGtttgaagaaaaaatag CATATCTGGAAGAAGAATGCAAAgacaaagaggagaaaatagagaaattaaaactagtTGCTGTGAAGGCAAAGAAAGAACTAGGTTCTAGCAGAAAAGAG gccCAGACGCTACGGGAAGAACTTGAATCTGTTCGCTCAGAAAGGGATCAGGTGTCTACTTCCATGAGAGATCTCATTCAAGGAGCAGAAAGCTATAAG AATCTTGTATTGGAATATGATAAGCAGTCAGAGCAGTTGGATCTGGAGAAAGAACGGGCTAATAATTTTGAGCACCAAGTAGAAGACCTTACAAGACAACTAAGGAATATGGCTTTTCAG TGTGAAAAATTAAACTCAGATAATGAAGACCTCCTGGCCCGTATTGGGACACTGCAGTCTAACACCCGGTTATTAGAAGTGCAGATTTTGGAAGTCCACAAAGCCAAGGCCATGGCAGACAAAGAGTTGGAAGCTGAAAAACTTAAGAAAGAGcagaaaataaag gagcATGCCAGTTCTGTAAACGAACTTGAAGAGCTTCAGCTACAactgcaaaaggaaaagaaacagcttCAGAAAACCATGCAAGAATTAGAGCTGGTTAGAAAG GATGCCCAACAAAGCACATTGATGAACATGGAGATCGCTGATTACGAACGTTTGTTGAAAGAACGGAATCAGAAGTTAGCTAATAAGAACAGCAAGATAGAAGATttggaacaagaaataaaaatccaaaaacagaaacaagaaaccCTGCAGGAAGAAATGA CTTCACTGCAGGCTTCAGTACAACAGTATgaggaaaaaaacaccaaaatcaagCAGTTGCTTGTGAAAACCAAAAAAGAACTGGCAGATTCAAAGCAAGCG GAAACTGATCACTTAATACTCCAAGCGTCTTTAAAGGGCGAGCTGGAGGCAAGCCAGCAGCAAGTAGAAGTGTATAAA ATTCAGCTGGCGGAAATGACGTCGGAGAAGCACAAAGCTCACCAGCACCTGAAGGCGTCCGCGGACCAGCAGCAGCGCACGCTGGGTGCCTACCAGCAGAGGGTGGCGGCCCTGCAGGAGGAGTGCCGCGCTGCCAGG GCAGAACAAGCTGCTGTCACCTCTGAATTTGAGAGCTACAAAGTCCGAGTTCACAACGttctaaaacaacagaaaaataagtcTCTGTCTCAGACTGAGACCGACGGAGCCAAACAAGAAAG AGAACATCTGGAAATGCTGATTGACCAACTAAAGATCGAATTACGAGACGCCCAAAATAACTTGCAGATCACCGTCTCTGAACTGCAGACCTTGCAGTCTGAACACGACGCGCTGCTAGAAAGGCACAGCAGGATGCTGCAGGAGACCGCGTCCAAGGAGACCGGGCTCCGAGAGGA GCTGTGCGCCGTGCAGTCGGAGAACGCCGCGATGAAGTCTGAGCACGCGCAGACCGTGAGTCAGCTCTCGGCCCAGCACGAGGCCCTGCGTGGCAGCTTCCGAGACCAGGTGCTGCAGCTGCAGGAGGAGCACCGGCGGACGGTGGAGACGCTGCAGCAGCAGCTGACCAGGCTGGAGGCCCAGCTCTTCCAGCTCCGGAGCGAGCCGTCCACAAGAA GCCCAGCTTCTTCCCAGCAACCTTTGAGGAGCCTTCGAGAAAGGAGAAGCACAGACCTCCCGCTGCTGGATATGCCGGCCACGAcccgggaggagggggaggggatggagacCACGGACACCGAGTCCGTATCTTCCGCCGGCATCCACGCGCAGTCCTTAGAGCAGCTGCTCCGTTCTCCCGAAGCCAGACTCG AGCCTCCTTCCTGGCATGCTGAATTCACCAAAGAAGAATTGGTTCAAAAGCTCAGTTCCACCACAAAAAGTGCCGACCACTTAAACGGGCTGCTTCGGGAAACAGAAGCCACCAACGCCATCCTTATGGAGCAGATTAAG CTTCTGAAGAGTGAGATCCGGCGGCTGGAGAGGAACCAGGCGCGAGAGCAGTCGGCCGCCAACCTGGAGTACCTGAAGAACGTGCTGCTGCAGTTCGTCCTCCTGAAGCCGGGGAGCGAGCGGGCGCGGCTGCTGCCCGTCGTGGGCACGATGCTGCAGCTCAGCCCCGAGGAGAAGGCCAGGCTGGCCGCCGCCGCCCAAG